DNA from Macadamia integrifolia cultivar HAES 741 chromosome 12, SCU_Mint_v3, whole genome shotgun sequence:
aagtttaaaagtttaatacattaatccttcattgagcCAGGAAATTTTATCCGATTTAGTTCGATTTGGGGGctcaaagcacaagggttatctccccttgttccttgattaaagccggtttaaggtatttttcttctcctaattgtagtttagaactagcttatctaatgtaataaattaattcatgATTTGTTTAGATTAAGTATGCTTAATTAgtatcaatttggttcaatacggtttaaTTGGATGTAAATTAATTTATCCCGGTCCAATTAagggtatttaggtttaattatttttagcatgtttacctttgatttggtttagtttttttaaattgctttTGTTCTTTAATCTGGAACCTTAGATCATATTCTTTATGTaacctaattcttcttcttcttctttttctctttctcttcttcttccctgctgctgcaaccgaactgcagccgcaccttcctcttcttcttccctgctgctgcaaccgaactgcagccgcacctttctcttcttcttccctgctgctgcaaccgaaccgaGCCGcacttcctcctccttcttcttcttcttctcttcttctctttttcctccctgctgctgcaactccTAACCAGCAACAACCGAGCCGTGCTaattcctcctccttcttcttcttcttctttttctttctcttttccttccctgctgctgcaacccctaaccggcagcaaccgaaccgcagccgcacctaatcctcctctcttcttcttcttcttcttatttttctttctcttttcctttcctgctgctgtaactggcagcccccctcttttcttcttctcttcttcttcttcttcttctttttctttctcttttcctttcctgctgctgtaactggcaacagccgaacccccctcttttcttcttcttcttcttctgctcttctcttctttttctcctgcagcagcagccgaacccccctctttcttctttcttcttcctcttctcttctcatcttccttcctccAAAGTCTGTTGTAACCGAACCTACAactcactttttcttcttctccttcttattttattttcttgttttttttgttatttctttaatttgctattagatagtccatatttgtaatgtCCCCAACCTATTATTGcatttctatgtggaatctttccctccttgttttttattttatttttcttttatccattttggtttgatttcaggcctataatgtatctagtcctagaacttaggtttgggattcccctaattttgaaatttcaaatcaaatgatttcattttatttccctctaaataatgtatgggacgtagtttagggcgtgtttagtttaggatgGGCGTgactggcccctcaaaccggcttgTAGCACTAGGTGCatgttggggatttgggttttcctactatctatcttttgtactccaacattcacttgcattagtgtagtactaatttagattaattaaagtaacttagttaatgtaattagtcatttcagctgttgtttatttaattgtggttcgTTAATTTAGCTTTGTAAATtaagcttatttaattagcgtaaccaactcatcatttgcatcataacctagctagcataatttagacacttggtttagggtttttacatgtcatgcttagatacctagattagggttttctgtgacctagatttaggactagttagtagggtacaaacaaactttggtcaaacaaaaagagaccggccttcgggtcgggcagactgggtgcctaacaccttcccagtctgtcacttgacacttgcccaaaatcttggtgcaaaccagccttatccatcagagtcattagtctctctcccttgattgggggagacatttatgggtcctagacccttttctaggtggcgactcccttttacccataatgtgtatcccccccttggcatttgatgactaggggatactatctcatctcattagggttgaaccctAGAGCGTGTGTACGTGCGCTACGCGCAGTATCGCGATCCCACGGcgggggcggaggtccatggtacctacaaaGTCAATCACCTTAAATTATTCTGAAAACATTTGCTTACCCCTGTATTAAATTACTttgagaaataaaacaaaagaaataaaaaagaaagtttacaatttttcacttcaccattttggtgaCAACAAGAGTTGGGATTAATTTATCTTCACAAATGGACTCTCGGTTCATTATTAGTTCTCATTCCTTGTAGTATAAGATTTGAAATACACTTCTCCGATCCAATCAGATCGTCGGAAGGGGTGGATGAGGTGATTAATTCTCCCTTCACCATAGGATGAGAGAAACTATTATTTACGATGAGATTATCCTTGAGATAATATGATGGCATTCAGGACATCTAAAcatcggaaaaaaatcgtctgcaattccgatctcgtacaattccgtgaaataccaccttcagggggtgacacgtgtattgataccaatgcaatggtccagatctgatttaaatgcctcttcactgatttaatgttttattagttgtgctagatctggaccattgtattgatattaatacacgtgtcaccgcctgaaggtggtattgcacggaattgtacaagatcgaaattgcagacgatttcaacccctaaACATCGAAGGGTCAAACCAATCCTTTTAGTATCATGCTTCATtatcataattttatttttatgtcgatttatattttaattggaTAGCAATAACAAATGCATTTAGACTTATGGATTATCAAACACAGCTGGCTTGTAATTTGGGCAATGTGTAACATATTGTAGTTGTTACATTTGATGTATGTTTAGTGTCCCTACCCACTTGTCAGTCCACATATTTAAATATATAGGTAGCTTCTTTGCGTCTTaacatttaaataaaaaaccaaaaatacaaaatgaaaaacaaattgAAGGATCCTAAACAAAAATAACTATATCTTAGCGTGATCCCCCCcccagacacacacacacacacattggaGAGTTCAGTGTTTTCGGTTTTTATTAATCTTCCCCAATGGGTGATGGATATTGTTCAAACTATATATAGTTTCTTCTTCCTAGTGGTTTATCTGAGAGTTGACCAACCAaatttaattaaagaaaaaaatacccCTAATATATCTTAGAAAAAGAAGTTTTTCTTTGGACTATGAGGAACATTAGATAAATCTTTTCCGTATTAAGCCCTTTTATGCATTCTTGATTCCTTCTCTAAGAGAGAGTAACTATCCGTTAATGAATAGCTGCGCCTGATACAATTAGTCAATCCATAGCTCCTCAGCATATAATATTGCTGGGTCTTGCAATTTCTTTCACATAGGTTGAGTAATTAGAATTATAATTAGAATAATGCAACCATGATTTAATGTCTTCCCAGATTATTCAGGTCAGACACGTATTTGactttcttctccatttttgcCGGGTCTCAAtgatcttcttttatttatttatttatttattttggataatAATCTCAATAATCGATCTTCTTGCTCATAGAGTCTTAAGTGGACCTTTGAATCCTATAATTAGACCCcaagaaatgaataaaatctcaagagagagagagagagatcttaggTATAAGGGCTTGAGTTAATAATTCTTCTGTAtaaaattgttttatttttatgacaATGATGAAAGATGATGCTGTGACTCATAAAACAAGTTAGAATTGATTCAATCCAACTCAATTCGTTGcgatctattttctatttttagtgGTCCAATGGACTAAtgccaaccccatttaattgagataaggctaagctttgttgttgttgttgtaatgaaCCAGTGTCGTTGCGTGTCAAAGAGAACTAAAAAGAAATTCTCTGTTAGGTTTGGATTGGGACAACATACAATATCTATTAACTCAAGCCCTTTTCATCTTCCAAAAGTTTAAACTTGCACTAGGGCCAAAACATCACACGACTCACGACTGTATCGTTTTGGTCCTCTTCTCTCTCGATTATTGAGTTGCTTTCAAGATTGGCTTAGAGGGGTCAGGGACAGACCCACTTGGCCAACTCAAAGTGCTCCATTCCCTCACAAATCCATTAGTCAATACCCTATTGGTGGCTCATATGTTCTCACTATATTAATCCAAAGGCTCGGTTCATTAGTCAATTTTTTCCCCTAATAAAACCAATACGTGGACAATGTCAAATGACAACCAATAACCAAAACCATGCATCTCTGTGCCTCGTACGCTGTGTTTTGGAGAtagtttcccttcacccactctGAAAACGAAATTTCTTAATTTACCCATGATGGGTGTGGACTGTGAATGCTTTAGGATGAGAATTATTGTCTACTTTGTATGATATATATTAGTATATATGAGCTAGTTTCTTTTCACCCTATATGAATGAAAAATCCGTTTTAGGGTGTGTGTCTGTGTGGTTGCATAGAGATGGGAATCAAGATAATAAAGGGGTATTATTGACTTAATACGATAAGAGGAATAATAATAACACTAGATGAtgaattttttcatttaaaaaaaaaaaagaagaagaaatttgtTGCAATGTAGTCTGATTGACCATTAGATCGATGGGGGACAAAAGGGGATGTATCATAACACTTCTGACTTCTGCTCTCTCCTCCCATCCAAGAGTTGAAAGACAATGATCACTTGATCATGTACATATTTGACCCAAAAAACAAAGATCATATACATATACGGTCATGtataaaaattggatctaagaggtaaaaataaaaaactttcgATCCATAATTACCAAGAAAGTGTCAACAATGCGTAAACTACAAAAAAGATGCGTGACAATAATAAAGAGTACGTTATcgaatttgattattgaatagGACAAGCATCCAATCCATACGAATCTTGAAAAATACAATGATGAAAATTACCACATCACCAATCGATATTCTCTACAAATACAATGATGAAGATTACCATATCACCAATTTATACGGCACAACCAAATGTCACCCATAGATGCTCTACATGAGAGGGTGCCCTTCAATAGAAAGTTACCTTTGGGTTTTAATAAATATTACATAAAgatttaaaaacataataataaataataaaaatgaaggaTGTTACATTTTCAACCCTCCACCATAAAGGCCATCTTTCAAGGGAAAAAGGATGTACAAATTGAGCCATATACAACTCTCACACTCTCTTCTTCCTGACCATGTGGACACCCTATACATATGGCACCCCCTCCCATGCACTCATTGGCTTAGAATGAGAGAACATTACATGCGACTCGCATGTAAATCCCATGCCCTTTctaaaaaatttaattgttcaTCCAGAGTTAAGTCAGGAGTTGGAAGGTAATCCATAAGTGTTTGTGTTCAGTTTGTTACGTTGTAGAGGCCATTGAAGGTTATTTTTCTTACAAAACAAGAATTTCCTCTATTTATGCGATAGATCCTAGAAAGCACCACTGCTTCTTCAATATTAAGTAAACAAAATTACAACAGCAAAGATTTCCAAAAACAAAACCCCATCAACCCATACCTGCCTATAAAATCTTCTTGCTTATTTTGATCCCATCCTCCTTTAATTTGCTTTCAAATGCCTAAAATCTACAAAGCAAATGGAGttccatgtatatatatatatatatctagagagagagagagagagagagagagagagagagagagagagagagagagagagagagagcatcttCTTGGGTCATGGTTTGTCAACCCAGTGACCACTGTCAGCAGCAATCCTTCCTGAACCACGGCCACCCATCTTCCCAAATGAACCCATGGCCGACAAGCTCTTGAAGCTACTGCTACCCTCACAAAATGTCCGTGACTTCCTCGACCTCCTTATCTTCGAGGGATTGGTGTCCCCATCCATTTCATCCTCGGTCTTTCTCTTGACAACAACCAGTTGGGCAATGCTGCTTCGGCAGAATGGGCAGACAGGGGCAGTCATGCATGCAGTATTGGGGTTTGGCTTCTTGTGGCAACACAAAGCTAGAATGCATTGAGCACACATCTGGTGACCACAGTCTTTGACCTCAATTGTGCAGACCTGGTCAAAGCAGATGCAGCACATCTCGGTGTCGCTTCCCTGTGTGAGATTAATTCTCTCAGTGAGCTTGTAAGGCAATTGTAATTGATAACTCAGTTTGCAAAACTTCTATGAACATGAACAGATGTGAAAACATATTCCATCTTTCTCCACATCAAAAACATATTATCTTCATGCTTAAAGCCATTTCGATCAAATAAACCACTAAACCGAAAACATGAATCAATAGTTAAGCCACGGAGTATGATATCTGTCCATAGTAAGCATACCAGAGGCTTTCATGATTTCTACCAATATTGACTCCTATCAACTCCATCCACAAGGCTAGTAATTGAGCTGGTAATTGAGGGAGCCTCTAGCTCAATGAGCACTCTTAGTCACCACATGGACGGTTAATAAATATTGAACAAAGTTATATATACCTGATGATTTCCTGAAATAAGGAATCTTTTAACACTCTATTTCCTATCTGGTTCTAACTTTACTGGGAGAAAAATTGCAAGAGAAATCTCTTTAATTTCTAAAATACAATTCTCCCCTCAACGATATTTATTCATGGGTATTATAATTGGAAATGATTAGTACTTTCAAGTAAAACTAATGAAATAAACCTGGACTTTCCTCAAAATTTCAGAGTCAGTAGGAAATCAAAAGTTGGGTATTCAAGTAAAAGCGGAATAAGGAAAATCACCTCAGAGATATTGTCGTCAATACAGGCATTTCCATCAGAATGCGAAAGGGACGGAAGTGAGCATGCCATCCCCTTCAAGAtgttcttctccctctctctgtttGCTTCCATAAGAGCCCTCTCCATCAGGACCTTCGCTTCTGCATTAAGCTCACTGATGAATTTCAACGGGGATGGCCACACAAGAGGCTCTGCTGATGTTGGGTTCAGCAGGGCTGCACATGCTCCGTGCTTGTGTTTCAGAGCAACCGTGAATGGTATTCTCCTGTAGGAACACACCCAATCCATCTAAACAATTTTAGTAATTGCAGATCCTCACGCTTTCAAATTATAGGAATCCATCACTAACAAAAGGGTTGATTACAGAAATCTAGTTCCAGATATATCACAGGCTCAAGCACTTCCACAAATAAGCAAGTTCTAGAGTTCACCAGTTTCGAGCACCATCGGTAATGGGTATAGTTCCTAATTGCGGCATCAAGAAGAAGATCGAGCAAAAACTTACCCGGTTGAGTCTCTTTGAAGCCGATCTGCACCCCACACGAGCAGTTCACGGACACAGCCCAATGAACCTCCTCGACCTGCCAAATGAAGTGGAGTGCTCCCAGGGCAACTGCAATTAGGAGTTAGGACAGTTTTATCAATTTCAGAGACCGCTATTATTGAAATGCATACAAAGAGGGCCCTTCAGTAACGGATCATTACCCATATCCGCCAGAGATTGCAGAGACAAGAGCCCCACTATCTAATAGGACATGAACGCAATCAGCCCGTCTTCGCCGGGCGGCTAAGTGCAAAGGGGTAGCTCCGCTGCCGTCTCTAACATTCACGAAACGAGCGAACCCCCTGCAGTTCAACCTCATCAGTCACCAAGATGCCTTTGAAACAATTTCATCCACAAGAGGTAGACAAGTGGAGGAGGAAAAAACCAAGTATGGAAGTCCACCCACCAAGATTCGGCAACAGGGCTCGAATGGGCAGCTGAAAGAATGGCTTGGAGGCAATCCGAATGTCCGTAATAAGCAGCATAATGCAAACAGGTCCTTCCGTGAACAgaatcaaacatcaaaatctGGTAAGGGATTTCATAAAGAACCCAAATCAGTCCACCATTGCCGTTCAGAATTCGGTAAAAGATTGAAAGAGTGGGGAAATCAATATGGTTGAAGAGAAAGGTAGGATTTTTACATACATTCGCACCTGCTTGAAGGAGCTTCTGCACGCAGGAGATCTTGCCGTGCATTGCAGCCAGCATAAGTGGCGTCTAAATCAATCGTACACAAAAGATGAAATAAGCATTATcgtaacaaaaaaaaaccaaaagaaaaggcAAGATCAAGCATTTCCAGAAAGAGGGAAGCGACAActtcatttcattaataaagGAACCAACCTGCTTATGCCGATTAAAGATATCAGGATGAACAGATCGAtctaaaaggaaagagagaaccTGTACATCACGAAACCAGAAAATACTAAACATTTACAGAGggtagaaaaacaaaaaccaacaagaagagagaaaaggaaaaataaaaccaaCCTCGATCCGACCATTAGCAGCAGCGATATGAAGAGCGGAGAGCTTATCATAGACGGAGTTCTGATGCAGTAGAGTTGGGTCTCTCTCCAAGAGAGAAACAACGGTGTCGAGGTCCCCAATCTGAACAGCACGAAAGAGGCCAGGTTCGTAAGTGGCTCTGCAACTCAGTCCCTGACCCATCTTCTCCCCCGCTCTCGCTCTTTCTTCTCAAATCGTTTTACATACAACAGCGGTAGCCGGAGAGGAGAGCACCACTCTATCATGCGCCCCCCTTCCTctgaaggggaaggggaggtCGCGTGATGATCCTTCGAAGATAAAACAGACCAAGCAGTGTGGACTCTGGagtaaagaaagagagaggtctCGGTCTTCTCGGAGTTTGGAGGTACCCGAGGGTCAGCGTTTAGTACGGGAATCTTTATCTGAATGTGGAGGGCGACGGGCAGGATGGGCAGCTGCCAAGCCTGCCATGGCTGAAATTTTAAGATAGGAACCAGGAAGTCTAGTCTTACGAGTCATTGTCGAAGTCTGGAGTTTCGTTCCACACCAACACCATGGTCTACGGCCCACAGTTGTGGGCGCCCACCACCAGgcttttattctctctttcctccgaACATGAAATTACCTCACTATCCTTTTTATAATCTAATATTTTTGTTCTTCCCTTCGCGTCGTTATCAAGGATATAAATATAAGGGAATGATCGCTCACCCAGTCACCCCaccactaaaagacaaaaaaaaaaaaaaaaagttgttgatGGATGGTCATAAATTCTTCATATCTTCCCACGTGTCTTGCATGTAAAGATCTTGAACAGTTCCTTGATAAATTACATTTTAAGAGATCACCCATTGATGCTTGCTTtgacatttatttataaaaaaaaagtttcatactcagtctcttgtttttttttttttttgatggagacacTCAGTCAATATATCTTGCAGCCTCTCATAATGGATGTTAAtatgattttctctccttttgtgCCATATGGGATCGTTTCATGCGTTATTATCGATGTGGTGTAGAAGATTCTCTTTTAAAGTTTAAGGTtttggtattgatattgatataaaGTAGGCTATATCCAATACCATACTTATAGTGTCAATAAGAGCTGGGATAAAATAATTCCAAAAAGATAGTGCTTGCACCAGACATAGGGGCAAAATGATGTTATAAAGTGTAAAAAATGCATATGCGTAAATACCCTTGCCCATATTGTCATCGGCTCCAATATTAATGTAGGGACCACGCAATTTGGCAGCGATCCCTTACCCATGAGAAGGTGTAGGTACCGTAGCAGTTTATTGAACCTTTCTTAAGTCTTTTACCTTGGAATCTTTTCCGCACCATCCAAAATGATTAATTAGAGTTGATGGTTCGATCAATTGATAAAAAAGCTGATTTGTGACAtcgaaggttttttttttttttttagtataacTATTGTAAAGAACGTCAATGTTTCATTTTAGAGGAATAtcataatatattttttctttccaactgaAGTCAATTTTTATATTACCTTATTTAATCACTTCGCATGGAGCCATTTTGCTTTTATTCTatcatttttagggttttattgattttttttttcttctgtacCACATGAAGGAAATTGTATTATTTGTATGGATATCATGTCAAGTTTAAGACCCAAAATTAGTTTTATAGCCCAACCTGATATGTTGATTGGACTTAGAGAATGAGATTTACTAGATGGGCTATGTTTGGATCTATATCTACTGTGCACACAAGCCAAGCCCAAATAAAACCTGATTGGGCCTCAACCAGAGTTCTCAGCCCACGGGCTATGCTATGATGGGGGAATCTCAATCCCTTTCTTGTGGGGGTTGTGACCTCAGCCTCAATCCAACAGTAACTTAAATAGCAACCAAAATtctaccaaataaataaataaacaaacagtGACCTAAATTCATGTTTGTGGACATATAAATTCCGGAATCCCTTCGAGTTCTCTTTCATTATGGGCATTGGTAGATCGGATATCAAGGGGGGAGGTAGTTTTGACCCAATCAATAACGGGTAGGAATTGATGATTGAATAATAGTCCATCACACCATCACTAGCAGTGAAGGGATTCTTCCACCATCactgatgaaggaaaattttcacctAAATGGATATATAACATACTTAAGCACCCAAGGAGCTTTGTGAGGATTCCCAAGTTGGTTGTTCAGTTGGCAAAGTTCAACACCTAAAAATTAATAGATCATGAATTTGATTGTCTTTgtggcctaaaaaaaaaaaaagaagaaagaagaagaaggaacgAAAGAGCTTTGTGGGGGTGGGCTTGAACTTGCCTATTGTagaccacccccccccctttctcaaaaaaaaaagcataaataaacaaaactcCCACCTTAGTGTTCAAATTTAAAAGACATAATATCCACATTATTACCAAATTATGTATTAAATTCAAAGTCAGATTATCTTTTCACATGCGACGCTTTCAAATAAGAAATAAACCATTTGAATAACAACATTTTAAAACATAAAAGGAAGTacatcacaaaaaaataaaaaacagctAAAATAGCCATACACATGGTGAGTTCTATGATTGAGATGAATCATCAAGTTTGACATTTTGTCTAATAAAAGTTTTGATATATCTAATCATCATGGTATAAAACCATGTTGTGCCCATGGATAAAAAAAGGTGGGAGTGATTCAGCAAATTTGTGTAACTTCTATTATAgatatgtttttgttttttattttttatttttttattttttattttttttatattgttctttggtaagaaaaaaacccaaatttagTAAATTAGCATTTGAgctgttttcattttcttttaataaatttgCTCCAAATCACAACAACCAACCATGGTTAAGTTCAAGGTTGATGTAGCTTCTTAAATAATTCAAACACAATAAATTTTATCGATCAAGTAATCAACATTTACATAATTCAaaagattttaatttttcaaaagaaaaaaaaaagattatagtTTAAAGGATATGACTTAATCATCACAATTAATATTCTTAAACTTTTGATTTTGACCATGGTTGCTAGTTTAACATTTTAATTCATGACAAAGATGATTATACAAAACAAACTATTACAAGCTTTTAAAATTCTATTAGCATAGTGTGATCaactatttttatatttttaaatatttgatttaAATCACATAATTATTCATTGACCGGTTAAATAATGGCAAACACAATGGCACAATTTGGTCCAATATTGTGTCGTAAAAATACCCTTACTTTGAATAACACGGTGGTACAATTTGATCAGATGAAAATACCCAtacttttaatttaaaaaaaaaaaaattttttttggactaTTTAACCTTCTGTCCATACCAATACACTGATATGGTATCGGGATCCGGCcgatccaattcctcaaaccattggggggggggggttcagtATTTTTATCGGTCGGTCTTTTTTTCcagatttggtatgatttccaATTTCGGACGGTGCATAATGATCTGGTTTGATTCGGTTTATACAAACTCCATAAAATCCAACCCGAAAACAATATCAGTCTGGCCTGCACCGGGTGGTTTTAATATTTCCGACCGATTCGGGCTGAACTTTGATACCTTTATGGCCAATGGCTGGCAGCTAAACAACGCAATAAAGTTGCGAGTTAGGGTTTTTGAAGCTTCGGTGTCCGCTTTCAGTGCAGCAAACTCGAAGTTTGTCTCTGCAGATAATTGAGGTAACATAGTATGACGTCGTTTTTTTACGTTTTTTCTTGCAGATTTCTCATTATGCTCTTTGATTTCCTCAAACCATACTGAAATCCGAACGGTCTTGAATCAATCTGCTTTCATCTCGTGCATAAATTTTTTTACAGTCATCTGTGCTTGTAGTTGTGGATATGTTAGAGGAAAGGGGTTTCTTCTCCCCTTCTGCACTTAGATCAAAGACATAATAGATGCTTTAGAACCTAGTTCAACATTGCCTTTACGTTAGAAGAATGTTCGAATCTATGTCTGATTTTATGATTCTGTGTGTTCTTTCGTGATCAGGCAATGGCTCCTTCTATACAGCCTAAAAGTGGGCTATTTATTGGATTGAACAAAGGGCATATCGTTACAAAACGGGAGTTGGCTCCTCGCCCTTCTGACAGAAAAGGGGTAAGCAACTTTCATACGATTTGCTTTCTATTGGATGGTTGGGAGTTTTTCGTTTTGATTGTAACTTTTCTCTGATATGCTTGGAATTTTGTGTTGTGTTTTAGAAAACTAGCAAGAGGGTTCATTTCGTCAGGAACCTCATTAGGGAAGTTGCTGGTTTTGCTCCCTATGAGAAGAGGATCACTGAGCTTCTGAAGGTTGGGAAGGACAAGCGTGCCCTTAAAGTTGCCAAGAGAAAGTTGGGTACCCATAAGAGGGCAAAGAAGAAGCGTGAGGAGATGTCTAATGTTCTTCGCAAGATGAGgttaggcttgtttctttcactttttttttcctatgggATTTGTCAATTGGACCAAGTATACGCTCGATGATTGCACTTCGTAATACATTTAAGATTCTGGAAAGAAACTGAAGAAAAAGGATTGTCCATTAGAGCTAGGTTATACCCTCATTCCGATTTCTTTTCTATGGGATCTGATCAGTTGGCTGCTTCCCATGCAGCCAATGGATAATCCTAATAGTTTACTTTATGAATCACATAATGAATGAAACATAAAATACAACAACATCAACTCCGCCTTGCCTTATccaaactaaatggggtcggttacatggatcattgccctccaatcagctatATTCAAGATCATACTTGAtgcaaggcctaagctatgcatgtctttcctcaccacttctcctaaggtcattttagttTTGCTCATGGCTCTTTTAGTtcattcaatttgaatcaaatcactcctctgtAGTAGAGCATCTAAAGTCTTCAGTTGAACATGGTTATGCCAcatcaaacaactttctcgtagcttatcatgtaccggagctactcccaaagcagtctaatatgatcattccttacttttcTCTTCCTAATTTTGCCACACATTCAtttcaacattctcatcttcacTACATCaagtttatctacatgatgttTTTTAATTGCTCAACAttcaccatacatcatagtggTCGTATGACTGTGCtattaaattttcctttaagttttaaaagaataatatcgatcacacaa
Protein-coding regions in this window:
- the LOC122057192 gene encoding putative E3 ubiquitin-protein ligase XBAT31 isoform X2, which gives rise to MISSPLFISLLLMVGSRLVLFFLFSLLVGFLQVLSFLLDRSVHPDIFNRHKQTPLMLAAMHGKISCVQKLLQAGANILMFDSVHGRTCLHYAAYYGHSDCLQAILSAAHSSPVAESWGFARFVNVRDGSGATPLHLAARRRRADCVHVLLDSGALVSAISGGYGCPGSTPLHLAGRGGSLGCVRELLVWGADRLQRDSTGRIPFTVALKHKHGACAALLNPTSAEPLVWPSPLKFISELNAEAKVLMERALMEANREREKNILKGMACSLPSLSHSDGNACIDDNISEGSDTEMCCICFDQVCTIEVKDCGHQMCAQCILALCCHKKPNPNTACMTAPVCPFCRSSIAQLVVVKRKTEDEMDGDTNPSKIRRSRKSRTFCEGSSSFKSLSAMGSFGKMGGRGSGRIAADSGHWVDKP
- the LOC122057192 gene encoding putative E3 ubiquitin-protein ligase XBAT31 isoform X1, which codes for MGQGLSCRATYEPGLFRAVQIGDLDTVVSLLERDPTLLHQNSVYDKLSALHIAAANGRIEVLSFLLDRSVHPDIFNRHKQTPLMLAAMHGKISCVQKLLQAGANILMFDSVHGRTCLHYAAYYGHSDCLQAILSAAHSSPVAESWGFARFVNVRDGSGATPLHLAARRRRADCVHVLLDSGALVSAISGGYGCPGSTPLHLAGRGGSLGCVRELLVWGADRLQRDSTGRIPFTVALKHKHGACAALLNPTSAEPLVWPSPLKFISELNAEAKVLMERALMEANREREKNILKGMACSLPSLSHSDGNACIDDNISEGSDTEMCCICFDQVCTIEVKDCGHQMCAQCILALCCHKKPNPNTACMTAPVCPFCRSSIAQLVVVKRKTEDEMDGDTNPSKIRRSRKSRTFCEGSSSFKSLSAMGSFGKMGGRGSGRIAADSGHWVDKP
- the LOC122057132 gene encoding 60S ribosomal protein L36-3-like gives rise to the protein MAPSIQPKSGLFIGLNKGHIVTKRELAPRPSDRKGKTSKRVHFVRNLIREVAGFAPYEKRITELLKVGKDKRALKVAKRKLGTHKRAKKKREEMSNVLRKMRSAGVHEKKK